The genome window ACAGTCAATGGTGTCGTTGTCAGATGGGCTGTTGCGGGAAGTGCTGAAGGTTTTTTGACATCAGCAACAATTCCCGTCCCGCCGGGAGCTACATACTCAGCTAACGGATTTGAAAAATGGTTTGAGGTATCTTAATGAAACATTATATTAATAAAAATACAGGCGATATTTTTGCATACAGCATTGAGCAGCTTACTCAAGTATCGCGTATATCTGAATTAGAAGTATTACTTCAAGAAAAAGAGCCTGATTTTATTACAGCGGGTAATAAACTTGAGCATTCGGAAGAAGATCTCCATGATGCAAAATTGGCATTACAGCAACGAATAACTGAACTGTCTATGGATGAGTCAATTGATATTGATAGCCATGATGATGTTAAGTTGTTAGTTCAGAATGTTGATGATAAAACCGCAAAATATCAGGAATCACTAATTTCATTTGAAAAAACAGAGTCTGAGTATCAAGTCATTAAAAGTGAATACGATGGTATTTTACCGATTTTCTTTGATATTCAAGAGAATTTAAACTCATTAACAAAGATGAGTAAAGAGGAGGTTGATGCCTATATCAACCCGCCAATTTCAAAAGAACAGTTAATCACGGAGGCTGAACAACAAAAGCAATCATTGTTAGCTGAATCGAATAGCGCTATAGCACCTTTACAAGACGCTGTCGATTTAGGCATGGCAACTGACAAAGAGAAAG of Providencia rettgeri contains these proteins:
- a CDS encoding Bacteriophage tail assembly protein; the encoded protein is MKHYINKNTGDIFAYSIEQLTQVSRISELEVLLQEKEPDFITAGNKLEHSEEDLHDAKLALQQRITELSMDESIDIDSHDDVKLLVQNVDDKTAKYQESLISFEKTESEYQVIKSEYDGILPIFFDIQENLNSLTKMSKEEVDAYINPPISKEQLITEAEQQKQSLLAESNSAIAPLQDAVDLGMATDKEKAQLTAWKRYWVLLNRVDTSLAPDIDWPEKTSS